In Lolium rigidum isolate FL_2022 chromosome 7, APGP_CSIRO_Lrig_0.1, whole genome shotgun sequence, the DNA window CTGCTGGGTCGCCTGACGAACTCAGCTGACATGGCCGCGCGCCAATGCAGATCAGCAAGAAAAATTTCGATCGGATCGCGGTTTGGATCGGAGGAGGCCGGTGGGTGTGAATTATTGATCCCGGCCGAAGGAGTGGTGGATCTTGTTGATGAAATCATCCGACCGCCTGCTCAGCTCCGCCGCGCCGACCGACGGCTCGCGGGCCCTCGGCCGCGGAGGCGATGAGCGTGGCGCGTTTGGGGACGAGGATAACGCCGGTGCCATGGCAGGACGGGTCTTCTGCATGATGGCGTTCCACGTCGCGTCaaggtcgtcgtcgccgttggCGTGGTCGGGGTCGGCGTCGTCGAAGTACTCGGCCGTGGCCACCATGGGCGGGGGTGGGGGCAGCGAGAGCCCACGCTGAACGAATACGCGCTCCCGCGCCGGTGCCACGCTCTGAGTAGTGCTGGCGGCAGCGACGTAGGCCGACGAGGTGACGGCGGCGTAGGACTCGTCCTCATCGGACTCCGTGGTGGTCGTGACGCACGACTCGCCGCCGCAAGAACCAGGGGAGACGACCCCCTGCTCCACCGGAGAGACGGCCTCCTGCCGCCGCGAGACCAACTGCGGCACGCGGTACTCTTCGCCGCCCCGGACAGCATTGTCGGCGGACTCGAACTCCACCTTGCGCTCCATGGCGGGCCGTGCCACATCTTCGGTCAGCAGCGGGGGCGCGGGGTGGTGAGGCACCGGCGCCCACGGGTCCTTGTGCTGCTGCGCGGCCGCGTGGAAGTGCTTGCTGTCTGAGAGCTTCCAGATGACGAAGATGATCACGTGGACGGTGACGAAGAGGTAGAGCTTCCAGATGAaggcgtcggcgccggcgccggacaCGAGCTGCGGGATCGCCACGCGCGCCAGGGACGCGGCCGCGGCCAGCGCGGCGGACGCGAACGCCACCTTCGCTGCCAGTAGCGTCGTCGCTCCTAAACTTCCACCGGGGCCGCCGCCGTGGATGCGCGAGGAGTAGCTGCCGGACATGGCAcgcgcgcgggcgcggcagaGGCGGTGGACAGGGCGGTGAGCAGGGCGCGCGGCAGCGAGGAGTAATGGAGCGGAAGGAGGCGGTGGGCAGAGGTGGAGATGGTACGGGGCTATTTATGGGGGAGTGTGGGAAAACAAATTCATTATTCCGCAAATTAGTCTCGAAATTTTTAACGGATGGGATTGCAATTGTCTGTAACTTTGGAAAAGAAAAATTACTCACATAGTAATTGTGAAGTTTACATCAAGGTACTCCCTCCtcccagttcatagggcttacGCATATTCCTATATCGTAAATTTGACAATGATAATACAACatatataatacaaaatatatatcattagaaagctcaCATGTTCTACTTtcgaatgatataatttttatattgttcaattgATATTATGTTGGATAAATTGATAATCTTGGGATACGCgtaagccctatgaactgggacagaggtagtactccAATATCTGAGTAAGACCGCCACATGCATCCACAATTAGTTGATTGATTCTGGAAAGGATACTTCAACTCACCCGGGCATTCCTCGGGCAGGGCCGGGTTTTGGGTcaggcccgaaaaagcccgaacctACATTcctaggcccgagcccggcccggtccGACCTTCGGGCTTACAAATCAGGCCTGAACCTggcccgaacagagaaaagcccgGCCTGGCCCAACAAGCCCGGCCTGAACTAGGCTTAAATCTGCAAGCTCGAGCCCAGCCTAGCCCGATGTTCGGGCTTCGAAATTAGGCCCAAACCCTGCTCGACATGCAAGCTCGACCCGGCccagccggaattttcgggctgtgtcgggccgggccgtctaggccgggctgcccatgcccagctataaCTTCAACCCCCTAGAGAGTAGAGATCAAAGGCACACTTGGTGTCGCATAGAGATAGGATATTCAGTTTGTAGTAGCTTTGTTAATCTTAAAACATGTTGGCACTAGGTTTTTTTGGAAGTAAAAATAAGGAACTTGAAATGACTTTTATACTAAGATATCTTGGCATACTTGGAGGAGAACATTTAATCCGTGTGTAAATGGCATGAATTGTTTCGATGCATCACCATTTGTACGAGAGATCACATCACATAAATTCGCACGAAACAAAATCAGATAATTCAAGTTAGATCAAATAATATCCCCTGCATATACATCGACATGTACGCCAAGGCTAATCCAGTCCATGTACAAGACTTCATATGGTGATCGCATTTCAGGAGTAGGGAAATTAAGCTCAAGGAAATTTCCGTAATGCAATTTTACGCCTTGATTGGATGTCCACCCCACATTTCCAATTTCACTTTCCTTATGTCACCATAGGTTGTGGGAAACATTCAAATTGCCAAGGGCTTGAACAAACGGGCAGTGGACACGCTCAACCTGGACGAATTTAAGCTTGTTTTTGTTCCGGAGATGCTCCGCATAGTCATTTGTTAAAACCTGAACTTCTAACGGTTCCACCAAAGTTGGTGAAAATCTGAATTTCCTCAAGTATGTGATGTCATACAAATAATACGATATGTAACAAAAAAAAGTAAGGGATTGTTGTatagacgtgcattgcacgtgcacgcttactggtagtagtagtagtaataataataataataataataataataataataataataataataataataataataataataagcaaCTGAAACTGAGCATCCATTACATGTGCTGAGTGCCAGAGGCGGAGCTATGTAGaagtcggggggggggggcggtgcaATGCTTAGAAGAGAATTTTTTGAGGGCGTCGCCGCCGGGCACGGCGCGCAGGGGGCGCATGGGGAGGGCGGGCAgccgaggagggcggcggctgaTGCAGCTGCAGCTGCACACAAAATGTACTAGGATTCAGCCACAACGAATTAAGGAACAGTAATGAAGAAGAACGGGCCGGGAATGCAGCTCATTACCCTCGTCGGAGTAGGAGGGTGGAGTGGCGCCGGAGATGGTACGGGGCTATTTATGGGGGAGTGTGGGAAAAGAAATTCATTATTCCGCAAACTATTTTCGAAATTCTTAACGGATGGGATTGCAATTGTCTGTAACTTTGGAAAAAGAAAACTACTCCCATAGTAATTGTGAAGTTTACATCAAGGTACTCCAATATCTGAGTAAGACCGCCACATCCACAATTACTAATTGATTGATTCCGGAAAGGATACTTCAACCCACTAGAGAGTAGAGATCAAACGCACACTTGGTGTCTCATAGAGATAGGATATTCGGTTTGTAGTAACTTTGTTAATCTTAAAACATGTTGGCTCTAGGTTTTTTTAGAAGTAAAAATAAGGAACTTGAAATGACTTTTATACTAAGATATATTGGCATACTTGGAGGAGAACATTTAATCCGTGTGTAAATGGCATGAATTGTTTCGATGCATCACCATTTGTACGAGAGATTACATCACATAAATTTGCACAAAACAAAATCAGATAATTCAAGTTAGATCAAATAATATCCCCTGCATATGCATCGACATGTACGGCAAGGCTACTCCAGTCCATGTACTAGTACATGACTTCATATGGAGATCGCATTTCAGGAGGAGGGAAATTAAGATCAAGGAAAATTCCGTAATACGATTTTACATCTCGATTGGATGTCCACTCCATATTTTCAATTTTACTTTCCTTATATGTCACCGAAACTTGTAGAAAAAAACATTCAAATTGCCCGGGGTTTGAACAAATGGGCAGGGTACACGCTCAACGTG includes these proteins:
- the LOC124678839 gene encoding uncharacterized protein LOC124678839, whose translation is MSGSYSSRIHGGGPGGSLGATTLLAAKVAFASAALAAAASLARVAIPQLVSGAGADAFIWKLYLFVTVHVIIFVIWKLSDSKHFHAAAQQHKDPWAPVPHHPAPPLLTEDVARPAMERKVEFESADNAVRGGEEYRVPQLVSRRQEAVSPVEQGVVSPGSCGGESCVTTTTESDEDESYAAVTSSAYVAAASTTQSVAPARERVFVQRGLSLPPPPPMVATAEYFDDADPDHANGDDDLDATWNAIMQKTRPAMAPALSSSPNAPRSSPPRPRAREPSVGAAELSRRSDDFINKIHHSFGRDQ